One stretch of Excalfactoria chinensis isolate bCotChi1 chromosome 2, bCotChi1.hap2, whole genome shotgun sequence DNA includes these proteins:
- the RBM12B gene encoding RNA-binding protein 12B, which produces MAVVIRLQGLPVVAGPADIRRFFLGLNIPDGGVHIIGGEIGEAFIIFATDEDARRAMSCSGGFIKDARIELFLSSKAEMQNTIEMSRKRFDRGGREAMPGSRRTGPNGSGGSGVGDVPHLGAAFTKGINKPGYGPPNHPEAGFHTNGTRQGDVGMPKSGYQSRKDSHAFNPDDLYLFLRGIPYSATEDAVRDFLSGIRVDGVILIKHRNGLNNGNCLVKFATPGDALEGLKRHRQYMGQRFIEISPTTEERWIEYGGRVDIPNEMDHFLCKEHSPRSSGYMHARKHSHSRSPRRQRTRSRSPSGQEYYIHLRNLSTNVEKRDLREFFPDLDISNKQIKILSEKHQRRTRDAFVMLRNERDYQAALECHRKVLLNRSVYIFPISRKSMLKMLDSYERKRSQERGHPGQAITEKSYREGHSGLKTCAYVRNFPFDVTKVEVRRFFERFDIDEDDIYLLYDEKGVGLGEALVKFKSEEQAMKAENLNHQRYLGTEVLLRLISEEQMQKFGVTTPFSTPSEMQGHSHAYNRGELSRPVGSPGPPQGPPMHSFGPPGNFRHPSEFRHPPENFMGPPKDFRGPPPLMDFGGDGKPFGRMEFGNNKMGNFPEGRFMPDPNFSGGSDRIVPIRLKNLPFKATPNEILDFFYGYRVIPESVSVQYNEQGLPSGDAIVAMTNYEEAMTAINELNDRPIGPRKVKLSLL; this is translated from the coding sequence ATGGCTGTAGTCATCCGTTTGCAGGGGCTTCCTGTTGTTGCGGGTCCTGCAGATATCCGTCGTTTCTTCTTGGGATTGAATATTCCCGATGGAGGTGTGCATATTATTGGAGGAGAAATTGGGGAGGCTTTTATTATATTTGCAACAGATGAAGATGCACGGCGTGCCATGAGCTGTTCAGGAGGGTTTATCAAGGACGCACGCATAGAGCTCTTTCTCAGCAGCaaggcagaaatgcagaataCCATAGAAATGAGCCGGAAGCGATTTGACCGTGGGGGACGAGAAGCTATGCCTGGGTCTAGACGAACAGGTCCTAACGGTTCTGGTGGATCAGGTGTTGGAGATGTTCCACATTTAGGTGCAGCATTtacaaaaggaataaataaaccTGGTTATGGTCCACCAAATCATCCAGAGGCTGGCTTCCACACCAATGGCACAAGACAAGGTGATGTAGGTATGCCTAAATCAGGCTATCAGTCAAGAAAGGATTCTCACGCATTTAACCCAGATGATCTTTACTTATTTCTACGTGGTATACCTTACTCTGCAACGGAAGATGCAGTACGCGATTTCCTTTCTGGGATACGTGTGGATGGAGTGATCCTGATAAAGCATCGTAATGGTTTAAACAATGGTAATTGCTTGGTAAAATTTGCTACGCCTGGTGATGCCTTAGAAGGACTTAAACGGCACAGACAGTATATGGGTCAGAGGTTTATAGAAATAAGTCCAACTACAGAGGAACGGTGGATTGAATATGGTGGGAGGGTGGACATACCAAATGAAATGGATCACTTTTTATGCAAAGAACATTCTCCAAGAAGTTCAGGCTACATGCATGCAAGGAAACATTCTCATTCAAGATCACCAAGGAGACAAAGAACGCGTTCTCGGTCACCTTCTGGCCAGGAATATTACATACACTTAAGGAATCTGTCAACTAACGTGGAGAAGAGAGATCTGAGAGAATTTTTCCCTGATCTGGATATaagcaacaaacaaataaagatcTTATCGGAAAAGCATCAGAGGAGGACTAGAGATGCTTTTGTGATGTTAAGGAACGAGAGAGATTATCAGGCTGCTTTGGAATGTCATAGAAAGGTTCTTCTCAATCGTTCTGTTTACATTTTTCCAATTTCGAGAAAGTCAATGCTGAAAATGCTCGATTCTTATGAGAGGAAAAGATCACAGGAAAGAGGTCATCCTGGGCAGGCCATAACAGAAAAAAGTTATCGGGAAGGTCATTCTGGCCTGAAGACGTGTGCTTATGTAAGGAATTTTCCATTTGATGTGACCAAAGTAGAAGTGCGAAGGTTTTTTGAGAGGTTTGATATTGATGAAGATGATATTTACTTGCTCTATGATGAAAAAGGAGTTGGGCTGGGAGAAGCGTTAGTGAAGTTTAAATCTGAAGAACAAGccatgaaagcagaaaatttaaATCATCAAAGGTATCTGGGAACAGAGGTATTACTAAGACTTATATCCGAAGAGCAGATGCAAAAGTTTGGTGTAACTACTCCTTTCTCTACGCCCAGTGAAATGCAGGGTCATTCACATGCCTATAACAGAGGTGAGCTGTCCCGTCCGGTCGGCTCACCTGGACCGCCACAAGGGCCACCCATGCACTCATTTGGTCCCCCTGGGAACTTCAGGCATCCGTCTGAATTCAGGCACCCCCCTGAGAATTTCATGGGCCCTCCTAAGGATTTTAGAGGTCCACCACCCCTCATGGATTTTGGTGGTGACGGCAAACCTTTTGGCAGAATGGAGTTTGGGAATAATAAAATGGGAAATTTTCCTGAAGGAAGATTTATGCCGGACCCGAATTTCAGTGGTGGTTCTGACCGTATTGTTCCTATCCGCTTGAAAAACTTACCTTTTAAAGCAACTCCTAATGAGATTCTGGATTTTTTCTATGGCTACAGAGTTATACCAGAGTCAGTTTCTGTACAGTACAATGAACAAGGATTACCTTCAGGTGATGCCATCGTCGCTATGACAAACTATGAGGAAGCTATGACTGCTATTAATGAATTGAACGATAGGCCAATTGGTCCACGGAAAGTTAAGTTGAGTTTGCTGTAA